Proteins encoded by one window of Elaeis guineensis isolate ETL-2024a chromosome 12, EG11, whole genome shotgun sequence:
- the LOC105054839 gene encoding AT-hook motif nuclear-localized protein 9, whose protein sequence is MDGRDAISMSGPSSYYIQHRGMGGSSSGTQTGLHGPPPGIRSMQNPTSSLPVQHPGSVSIGSAFQVEPPSSISPHGVGAGAAAQGEPVKRKRGRPRKYGPDGTMALALSPLSSTPTGSGSGSVSGATSVSGSGSAAQMQRRGRGRPPGSGSKQQLASLGEWIAGSAGMGFTPHIITIPVGEDIATKIMSFSQQGPRAVCILSANGSVSTVTLRQPSSSGGTVTYEGRFEILCLSGSYLLTDSGGSRSISGGLSISLSSPDGRVIGGGVGGLLRAASPVQVIVGSFVYGGSKTKNKKTGRKTGHESELPVGDKQQSTPTSSVLNQNLTPSSAMGGWAGPRQMEMRDTHIDIDLTRG, encoded by the exons ATGGATGGGAGGGATGCCATATCGATGTCTGGTCCATCTTCATACTACATCCAACACAGAGGTATGGGTGGGAGTAGTTCTGGAACACAGACAGGGCTGCATGGACCACCTCccggcatccgctcgatgcagaaccccACCTCGAGCTTACCTGTACAGCACCCTGGAAGTGTATCTATTGGATCAGCGTTTCAGGTGGAGCCTCCGTCTTCGATCTCACCGCATGGTGTCGGTGCGGGTGCCGCAGCTCAAGGAGAACCTGTAAAGAGGAAAAGGGGAAGGCCACGGAAGTATGGGCCAGATGGAACAATGGCATTAGCTCTCTCGCCATTGTCTTCGACTCCCACAGGGTCGGGGTCAGGCTCAGTGTCTGGTGCAACATCGGTGTCAGGGTCGGGGTCAGCCGCTCAAATGCAAAGGCGGGGTAGAGGGCGGCCACCCGGAAGTGGGAGCAAACAGCAGTTGGCTTCTCTTG GGGAATGGATAGCTGGCTCGGCTGGAATGGGTTTTACTCCACATATTATCACAATTCCAGTAGGAGAG GATATTGCTACGAAGATAATGTCGTTCTCACAACAGGGCCCAAGGGCTGTATGTATACTCTCAGCAAATGGTTCTGTTTCCACTGTGACACTTCGTCAGCCTTCAAGTTCTGGCGGCACAGTTACCTATGAG GGTCGTTTTGAAATACTGTGCTTGTCTGGCTCTTACTTGCTGACTGATAGTGGTGGATCACGCAGCATAAGTGGGGGCCTAAGCATCTCTTTGTCGAGTCCTGATGGTCGAGTTATTGGTGGTGGTGTCGGTGGGTTGCTCAGGGCAGCAAGCCCTGTCCAG GTGATTGTTGGTAGTTTTGTTTATGGTGGCTCAAAAACAAAGAACAAAAAAACAGGTCGGAAAACAGGCCACGAGTCTGAACTTCCTGTGGGTGATAAACAACAAAGTACACCAACCAGTTCTGTGCTTAATCAAAATTTGACCCCTTCTTCGGCTATGGGAGGTTGGGCTGGTCCTAGACAAATGGAAATGAGGGACACCCACATTGATATTGATTTGACTCGTGGGTAG
- the LOC105054840 gene encoding uncharacterized protein has product MSKKNNLAKRKKQHEFDIQREKEEREKREKKLQAKKSKMKVDGSDMKRKGKNSGRFQVGKKKVKTKLSALAKAKAAQAMEIDKQS; this is encoded by the exons atgtcgaagaagaacAATTTAGCGAAGCGAAAAAAGCAGCACGAGTTCGACATCCAAA gagagaaggaggaaagagaaaagagagagaaaaagctgCAGGCAAAGAAGTCCAAGATGAAG GTTGATGGTAGTGACatgaaaagaaaagggaaaaattcAGGAAGATTTCAGGTGGGGAAGAAAAAGGTGAAAACCAAATTGTCAGCTCTGGCAAAAGCAAAAGCAGCCCAAGCAATGGAGATTGATAAACAGTCTTAG
- the LOC105054842 gene encoding uncharacterized protein: MASKTFIFLPLLLLFSASGALGGGITCESLGKSTCAYAVSSAGMRCLLEKHVRRGGQEVYTCGTSDIEADGIKDRVETDECVEACGLNRGTLGISSDSLLDSNFRQKLCSPACYRGCPNVVDLYFNLAAGEGVFLPKLCEAQETNVRRAMAEIRSSGASLAASSESGKVDASAPTRSRVLFAPAEPPM, from the exons ATGGCTTCCAAGACATTCATCTTCCTACCTCTACTGCTCCTCTTTTCCGCGTCCGGTGCACTCG GTGGAGGGATCACATGCGAGAGTTTGGGCAAGAGCACGTGTGCGTACGCCGTGTCCTCTGCAGGGATGCGGTGCCTGCTCGAGAAGCATGTGCGAAGGGGAGGTCAGGAGGTGTACACGTGCGGCACGTCGGACATCGAGGCAGATGGAATCAAGGATCGGGTGGAGACGGACGAGTGCGTGGAAGCGTGTGGGCTGAATCGAGGCACGCTCGGCATCTCCTCGGATTCGCTGCTGGACTCCAACTTCAGGCAGAAGCTGTGCTCCCCTGCTTGCTACCGGGGCTGCCCTAATGTCGTCGATCTTTACTTCAATCTTGCCGCCGGTGAAG GTGTGTTTCTTCCCAAGTTATGCGAAGCGCAGGAAACCAACGTTCGTCGAGCCATGGCTGAGATCAGAAGCTCTGGTGCATCGCTTGCGGCGTCTTCTGAGTCGGGAAAGGTTGATGCTTCTGCTCCTACTCGGTCCAGGGTGTTGTTCGCCCCAGCAGAGCCACCTATGTGA
- the LOC105054838 gene encoding FT-interacting protein 3: MSNYKLGVEVISAHDLMPKDGQGSASPCVELHFDGQKFRTTIKEKDLNPVWNERFYFNISDPASLPDLALEAFVYNINKAAHSRSFLGKVRIAGTSFVPFADAVVMHYPLEKRGIFSRVKGELGLKVFLTDDPSIKPSNPLPAIDPFPNNPPPRQTRQMPVEVLNTNPNPPPEHKSKSRHTFHSIPKEVYQHHAAAPVGEPVRYVADQMKPEPPPPRIVRMYSSASSQQPVDYALKETSPFLGGGQIVGGRVIRAEKPASTYDLVEQMQYLFVRVVKARDLPAMDVTGSLDPFVEVRVGNYRGNTKHFEKKQNPEWKEVFAFSRDRMQSSVLDVVVKDKNLVKDDFVGFIRFDLNDVPTRVPPDSPLAPEWYRLEDKKGDKTKGELMLAVWFGTQADEAFPDAWQSDVVMPVDASVVSSHIRSKVYHAPRLWYVYVNIIEAQDIIIADKTRFPDVFVKAHIGNQLLRTRMVQARTFNPLWNEEFMFVVAEPFEDHLILSVEDKVGPNKDEVIGRVVIPLGSMEKRADDRMIHGRWFNLEKPVAVDVDQIKKEKFSSRLHLRVCLDGGYHVLDESTHYSSDLRPTAKQLWKPSIGLLELGILNAEGLHPMKTRDGKGTSDTYCVAKYGQKWVRTRTIINSLSPKYNEQYTWEVYDPATVLTVGVFDNCQLGEKGPNGNRDVKIGKVRIRLSTLETGRVYTHSYPLLVLHPSGVKKMGELHLAIRFSSTSLINMMCIYSRPLLPKMHYIRPLTVRQLDMLRHQAVQIVAARLSRMEPPLRREVVEYMSDVDSHLWSMRRSKANFFRLMSVFSGLFAVGKWFGDVCAWKNPITTVLVHILFLMLVCFPELILPTIFLYMFLIGLWNYRYRPRYPPHMNTKISHAEAVHPDELDEEFDTFPTSRSADLVRMRYDRLRSVAGRIQTVVGDVATQGERIQALLSWRDPRATAIFVLFCLMAALVLYVTPFQVLAVLAGFYIMRHPRFRHRMPSPPLNFFRRLPARTDSML, translated from the coding sequence ATGAGCAATTATAAGCTGGGTGTGGAAGTTATAAGTGCCCATGACCTCATGCCCAAGGATGGGCAGGGTTCTGCTAGTCCTTGTGTTGAACTTCATTTTGATGGCCAGAAGTTCCGTACTACTATCAAGGAAAAAGATCTCAACCCTGTCTGGAATGAGCGCTTCTACTTCAACATTTCTGATCCTGCTTCACTCCCTGATCTTGCGCTTGAAGCTTTTGTGTACAACATCAATAAGGCAGCACATTCCAGGTCTTTCCTTGGCAAGGTCCGGATTGCTGGAACCTCTTTTGTCCCCTTTGCTGATGCTGTAGTCATGCATTACCCATTGGAAAAACGTGGAATTTTTTCCCGTGTGAAAGGAGAGCTTGGCCTCAAAGTGTTCCTTACTGATGACCCCTCAATAAAACCTTCCAACCCCCTTCCAGCTATCGATCCTTTCCCAAATAATCCTCCTCCAAGGCAAACACGTCAAATGCCGGTCGAAGTCCTAAACACAAACCCAAATCCACCTCCAGAACACAAGTCTAAGTCAAGACATACCTTTCACAGTATTCCAAAGGAGGTCTACCAGCACCATGCTGCAGCTCCAGTTGGTGAACCAGTAAGGTATGTTGCTGACCAAATGAAACCTGAGCCTCCACCCCCAAGAATTGTCAGGATGTACTCATCGGCATCATCGCAGCAACCAGTGGACTATGCACTCAAAGAAACAAGCCCTTTCCTTGGTGGGGGACAGATTGTTGGAGGTAGGGTCATCCGTGCAGAGAAGCCAGCTAGTACATATGACCTTGTGGAGCAAATGCAGTACCTCTTTGTGCGGGTGGTCAAGGCACGAGATTTACCAGCCATGGATGTTACTGGGAGTCTTGACCCTTTTGTTGAAGTGAGAGTCGGGAACTACAGAGGGAACACAAAGCACTTTGAGAAGAAGCAGAACCCGGAATGGAAAGAAGTGTTTGCTTTCTCCAGAGATCGGATGCAGTCATCAGTTCTTGACGTTGTGGTCAAAGACAAAAATCTTGTCAAGGATGATTTTGTTGGGTTCATACGCTTTGATTTGAATGATgtcccgacacgtgtcccacctgACAGCCCATTGGCTCCAGAGTGGTACCGGCTTGAGGACAAGAAGGGTGATAAGACAAAGGGAGAACTGATGCTTGCAGTTTGGTTTGGCACCCAAGCTGATGAGGCATTTCCTGATGCATGGCAGTCGGATGTTGTAATGCCTGTTGATGCCTCTGTTGTCAGCTCTCACATTCGGTCAAAAGTCTACCATGCACCCAGGCTTTGGTATGTGTATGTCAACATTATCGAGGCTCAAGATATTATAATAGCTGATAAAACTCGCTTCCCAGATGTGTTTGTGAAGGCACATATAGGAAACCAGTTGTTGAGGACAAGGATGGTTCAGGCACGGACATTCAACCCTCTCTGGAATGAAGAATTCATGTTTGTGGTGGCTGAACCATTTGAGGACCACCTTATCCTTTCTGTGGAAGACAAAGTAGGGCCAAACAAAGATGAAGTGATTGGCCGTGTTGTAATACCATTGGGGTCTATGGAGAAGCGAGCTGATGATCGGATGATCCATGGTCGGTGGTTCAACCTTGAAAAGCCAGTTGCAGTTGATGTGGACCAGATAAAGAAGGAGAAGTTCTCTAGCCGGCTTCATCTCCGTGTTTGTCTGGATGGAGGTTACCATGTACTTGATGAGTCTACCCACTACAGTAGCGACCTGAGACCAACAGCAAAGCAGCTGTGGAAACCATCAATTGGGTTGCTTGAGCTTGGCATCCTTAATGCTGAGGGGCTTCATCCTATGAAAACACGAGATGGAAAGGGCACATCAGATACCTACTGTGTAGCCAAATATGGTCAAAAGTGGGTACGCACTCGCACCATCATCAACAGCTTGAGCCCCAAATACAATGAGCAGTATACATGGGAAGTCTATGATCCAGCGACAGTTCTCACTGTTGGTGTGTTTGACAACTGCCAGCTTGGTGAGAAGGGTCCTAATGGTAACAGAGATGTAAAGATTGGCAAGGTTCGCATTCGTTTATCCACCCTTGAAACTGGACGTGTGTACACTCACTCTTACCCGCTTCTAGTTCTACACCCTTCAGGTGTCAAGAAGATGGGCGAACTCCACCTTGCAATAAGGTTCTCATCCACTTCATTGATCAACATGATGTGCATTTACTCGAGGCCTCTGCTACCAAAGATGCACTATATACGCCCATTAACCGTAAGGCAGCTGGATATGCTACGCCACCAAGCAGTGCAGATAGTGGCTGCACGACTGAGCCGAATGGAGCCACCCCTTAGAAGGGAAGTTGTGGAGTACATGTCTGATGTTGACTCTCACCTGTGGAGCATGCGCCGAAGCAAAGCAAATTTCTTCCGGCTCATGTCAGTCTTCTCTGGCTTGTTTGCGGTGGGCAAATGGTTTGGAGATGTCTGCGCATGGAAGAACCCTATCACAACTGTACTGGTGCATATTCTGTTCTTAATGCTTGTGTGCTTCCCAGAGCTGATACTTCCGacaatatttttgtatatgttccTGATAGGGCTGTGGAACTATCGGTATCGTCCACGTTATCCTCCACACATGAACACAAAGATCTCTCATGCAGAGGCCGTGCACCCAGATGAGCTTGATGAGGAGTTCGATACATTTCCTACCAGCCGGAGTGCAGACCTTGTACGGATGAGGTATGATAGACTGAGGAGTGTTGCAGGGAGGATACAAACTGTGGTAGGTGACGTGGCAACTCAGGGGGAGCGTATCCAGGCACTGCTCAGCTGGAGGGATCCACGGGCCACCGCAATCTTTGTGTTATTCTGCCTTATGGCAGCACTGGTGCTGTATGTGACACCATTCCAGGTACTTGCTGTCTTGGCAGGCTTCTATATCATGAGGCATCCAAGGTTTCGGCACAGGATGCCGTCACCGCCACTAAACTTCTTCCGACGGTTGCCGGCAAGGACAGACAGTATGCTGTAA